From Salipiger profundus, a single genomic window includes:
- a CDS encoding DUF6639 family protein translates to MRFLCVLLLGTSVARAELLCPGTEITVSGADPATEARVCAIVEDAAPGLAACGLPLETPLSLTLVDDLPQGCLGLYHCGEGRIEILSPDLLTQRRLPGSLFAAVPGAPYFDSIVVHELAHAAHDALPCPSGVCLATSEYLAYNMQIMSLAPEDRAHVEAVIDMGERVSHDEISAMVLFFSPDTFASRAWAHLNQRDDPCAYLRHVAKGDFTFDRAGP, encoded by the coding sequence ATGCGGTTTCTCTGTGTCCTCCTTCTCGGCACCTCCGTCGCCCGGGCCGAGTTGCTCTGCCCCGGGACCGAGATCACCGTGTCAGGCGCCGACCCCGCGACCGAGGCCCGCGTCTGCGCCATCGTCGAAGATGCCGCGCCCGGGCTCGCCGCCTGCGGCCTCCCGCTCGAAACACCGCTGTCACTGACGCTCGTGGACGATCTTCCGCAGGGATGCCTCGGCCTCTACCACTGTGGCGAGGGCCGGATCGAGATCCTCTCGCCCGACCTCCTCACGCAAAGACGCCTCCCCGGCAGCCTCTTCGCGGCCGTTCCCGGCGCGCCCTACTTCGACAGCATCGTCGTTCACGAGCTGGCCCACGCGGCGCATGACGCGCTGCCCTGCCCGAGCGGCGTCTGCCTCGCGACCAGCGAGTATCTCGCCTACAACATGCAGATCATGAGCCTCGCCCCCGAGGATCGCGCACACGTCGAAGCGGTCATCGACATGGGCGAGCGCGTCTCGCACGACGAGATCAGCGCGATGGTCCTGTTCTTCTCGCCGGACACCTTTGCAAGCCGCGCCTGGGCGCATCTCAACCAGCGCGACGACCCTTGCGCGTATCTCCGTCACGTCGCCAAGGGGGATTTCACCTTCGACCGAGCGGGGCCCTGA
- a CDS encoding SMR family transporter, whose protein sequence is MPYLILALAVLAETIGTAALQASQQFTRPLPSVVVVVAYALAFWLLAISLKTFPVGIAYALWSGLGIVFIALIGIFVFGQRLDLPAVLGMALILAGIVVINLFSKATAH, encoded by the coding sequence ATGCCCTACCTGATCCTCGCCCTTGCCGTTCTGGCCGAGACCATCGGCACCGCCGCGCTGCAGGCCAGCCAGCAGTTCACCCGGCCGCTGCCCTCGGTCGTGGTCGTCGTGGCATATGCGCTCGCCTTCTGGTTGCTCGCGATCTCGCTCAAGACCTTTCCCGTGGGGATCGCCTACGCGCTGTGGTCCGGGCTCGGGATCGTCTTCATCGCGCTCATCGGCATCTTCGTCTTCGGCCAGCGGCTGGACCTTCCCGCAGTGCTGGGAATGGCGCTGATCCTTGCGGGCATCGTCGTGATCAACCTGTTTTCGAAGGCCACGGCGCATTAA
- the gluQRS gene encoding tRNA glutamyl-Q(34) synthetase GluQRS produces MRTRFAPSPTGPLHLGHAYSALLAHDMAQAAGGTFLLRIDDLDQSRARAEWEVQLKDDLRWLGLDWPEPCRRESEHLGEYEAALDRLWDMGLLYPCHCSRRDIREALSAPQEGAPIGPDGLIYPGTCRPSAPPVGPRPSGLTLRLDMARACSAIGEPISFQETGNGPDGKTGRIVATAQEMVETVGDVVVARKEMGAAYHLAVVVDDAAQGITQVVRGEDLFDATRIHVLLQGLLGLPTPGYHHHRLIRDADGKRLAKRDDARAIALYRSEGLSPKDVRRLVGL; encoded by the coding sequence ATGCGCACGCGCTTCGCGCCTTCGCCCACCGGCCCGCTGCACCTCGGCCATGCCTATTCGGCGCTGCTTGCGCACGACATGGCGCAGGCGGCGGGCGGCACCTTCCTGTTGCGGATCGACGATCTCGACCAGAGCCGCGCCCGCGCCGAATGGGAAGTGCAGCTGAAGGACGATCTGCGCTGGCTGGGTCTCGACTGGCCCGAGCCCTGTCGCCGCGAATCCGAGCATCTCGGAGAGTATGAGGCGGCGCTCGACCGGCTCTGGGACATGGGCTTGCTCTACCCCTGCCACTGTTCCCGACGCGACATCCGAGAGGCGCTTTCAGCTCCGCAGGAAGGCGCGCCGATCGGGCCGGACGGGCTGATCTACCCCGGCACCTGCCGCCCTTCCGCGCCGCCTGTCGGCCCGCGCCCGTCTGGCCTGACGCTCAGGCTGGACATGGCACGGGCTTGCAGCGCGATTGGTGAACCGATCTCATTTCAGGAAACCGGCAACGGTCCTGACGGAAAAACCGGCCGGATCGTCGCCACCGCGCAAGAGATGGTCGAGACGGTCGGCGATGTCGTCGTTGCACGCAAGGAGATGGGCGCCGCCTATCACCTCGCGGTGGTGGTCGACGACGCGGCGCAGGGGATCACCCAAGTGGTGCGTGGCGAGGACCTTTTCGACGCCACCCGGATCCATGTCCTGCTGCAAGGGCTTCTCGGGCTGCCGACCCCCGGTTACCACCATCACCGGCTGATCCGGGACGCCGACGGCAAACGGCTTGCCAAGCGCGACGATGCCCGGGCCATCGCGCTCTATCGCTCCGAGGGGCTCTCACCCAAGGATGTGCGCCGCTTGGTCGGACTTTGA
- a CDS encoding alpha/beta hydrolase — MTRVLQTGRKAPVSGETRSCVVFLHGYGANGADLLGLADPLGEHLPDTLFVAPDAPEQCVGAPFGFQWFPIPWIDGSSEEEAMAGMARAVQDLDAFLDALCVDEDLLPEQIALFGFSQGTMMALHVAPRREDEVAGVVGFSGRLLEPELLGDEAVSKPPVLLVHGDQDDVVPPESLPAAAEALQGAGWKEVYAHIQKGTAHGIAPDGLQVALAFLRDKCGF; from the coding sequence ATGACGCGCGTTCTGCAAACCGGCCGCAAGGCGCCCGTTTCGGGCGAGACACGTTCCTGCGTCGTCTTCCTGCACGGCTACGGCGCCAACGGGGCCGATCTTCTCGGGCTTGCCGACCCGCTGGGCGAGCACCTGCCCGACACGCTCTTCGTGGCGCCCGACGCGCCCGAGCAATGCGTCGGCGCGCCCTTCGGGTTCCAGTGGTTCCCGATCCCCTGGATCGACGGCTCGTCCGAGGAAGAGGCGATGGCGGGCATGGCCCGCGCGGTGCAGGATCTCGATGCCTTTCTCGATGCGCTCTGCGTCGACGAGGACCTGCTGCCCGAGCAGATCGCGCTCTTCGGCTTCTCGCAGGGCACGATGATGGCGCTGCACGTCGCGCCGCGCCGCGAGGACGAGGTCGCGGGTGTCGTCGGGTTCTCGGGCCGGTTGCTCGAACCGGAGCTGCTGGGCGACGAGGCGGTCTCGAAGCCGCCGGTGCTGCTGGTGCACGGCGACCAGGATGACGTGGTGCCGCCCGAGTCGCTGCCCGCCGCCGCCGAGGCGCTGCAGGGCGCCGGCTGGAAGGAGGTCTACGCCCACATCCAGAAGGGCACCGCGCATGGCATCGCCCCCGACGGGCTGCAGGTGGCGCTGGCCTTCCTGCGCGACAAGTGCGGCTTCTGA
- a CDS encoding iron-sulfur cluster assembly scaffold protein codes for MSAETDLIKLYSQRILALAADIPRTGRLETPDASVKKRSPLCGSTVTVDLNMADGVVSDYAQDVKACALGQASAAVVGDAIIGRTPEEIAEARDALRAMLKEDGPTPPAPFDELEVLRPAQAYKNRHASIMLALEAATEAAQQAMAAQSA; via the coding sequence ATGTCCGCCGAGACCGACCTCATCAAGCTCTATTCGCAGCGCATCCTTGCCCTTGCCGCGGACATCCCGCGTACGGGCCGGCTCGAGACGCCCGACGCCAGCGTGAAGAAGCGCTCGCCGCTCTGCGGCTCGACGGTGACCGTCGACCTGAATATGGCGGATGGCGTCGTGTCGGACTATGCGCAGGATGTGAAGGCCTGCGCGCTGGGGCAGGCTTCGGCCGCAGTAGTGGGGGATGCCATCATCGGCCGCACGCCTGAAGAGATTGCCGAAGCCCGCGATGCCCTCCGCGCGATGCTGAAGGAAGACGGACCAACCCCGCCTGCCCCCTTCGACGAGCTCGAGGTGCTGCGGCCTGCGCAGGCCTACAAGAACCGCCATGCGTCGATCATGCTTGCGCTGGAAGCGGCCACCGAGGCCGCGCAGCAAGCGATGGCCGCCCAGAGCGCCTGA
- a CDS encoding methyl-accepting chemotaxis protein: MLLVLQADGSVAGRSGETSETDALETLATGAIAQKEIVTGDKGMKVAVPVMVSGRAEPAGAVALAWSDEKALAKLARERRTILLTACGVFLGMMMLTLFLLRRIITRPLSALRGAMERVAEGDYDSPLPAQDRADEFGRLARGLGNLVSTLAKGRAAEEARMAAHEAQADVVRHLSEALDRLASGILSHRIAEQFPGEYEALRENFNRAGESLRATMDEVRVSAMNIHGNAEEIARGSDELSHRTETQAATLEQTAAALEVLLTGVREAAEATREAETNVRSAARMAEENGEVMGSAVAAMAGIAKSSNQISEIIGVIDDIAFQTNLLALNAGVEAARAGESGRGFAVVASEVRALAQRSSDAAQQIKTLISGSSEQVRDGVQLVERAGEALSEVVSKIGQISDLVSGIATVASDQAQGLNEINSGVGNLDKVTQQNAAMVEESTAAAHMLNSDAGTLSQLVERFDIALPGDGKGARSSGTSRAA, translated from the coding sequence ATGCTTCTTGTTCTCCAGGCCGACGGCAGTGTGGCCGGTCGCTCCGGCGAAACCTCCGAGACGGACGCGCTCGAAACGCTCGCGACCGGGGCAATCGCTCAGAAGGAGATCGTGACCGGGGACAAGGGGATGAAGGTCGCGGTTCCCGTCATGGTTTCGGGGCGCGCCGAACCAGCTGGTGCGGTGGCCCTCGCATGGAGCGACGAGAAGGCGCTCGCGAAGCTGGCGCGCGAACGTCGCACGATCCTGCTCACCGCGTGTGGGGTGTTCCTGGGGATGATGATGCTGACGCTTTTCCTGCTGCGCCGGATCATCACGCGACCGCTGTCCGCGTTGCGAGGCGCGATGGAGCGTGTGGCGGAGGGAGACTACGACAGCCCCTTGCCGGCGCAGGATCGCGCGGACGAGTTCGGGCGCCTTGCGCGCGGCTTGGGAAACCTCGTGAGCACGCTCGCAAAGGGGCGCGCGGCGGAAGAGGCCCGCATGGCGGCGCACGAGGCGCAGGCGGACGTGGTCCGTCATCTTTCCGAGGCGCTCGACCGGCTCGCGTCGGGGATTTTGTCGCATCGCATCGCCGAACAGTTCCCGGGGGAATACGAAGCGCTGCGCGAGAACTTCAACCGCGCCGGGGAAAGCCTGCGCGCCACCATGGACGAGGTGCGGGTCAGCGCCATGAACATTCACGGTAACGCCGAGGAGATCGCGCGCGGGTCCGACGAGCTCTCCCATCGGACCGAAACGCAGGCGGCGACGCTGGAACAAACCGCGGCAGCGCTCGAGGTGCTTCTGACAGGCGTCCGCGAGGCCGCCGAGGCCACCCGCGAGGCCGAAACCAACGTCCGGAGCGCCGCGCGTATGGCAGAGGAAAACGGCGAGGTCATGGGCTCCGCGGTGGCCGCGATGGCCGGGATCGCGAAGAGCTCGAACCAGATCAGCGAAATCATCGGCGTGATCGACGATATCGCCTTCCAGACCAACCTGCTGGCGCTCAACGCCGGGGTCGAGGCCGCGCGGGCGGGCGAGTCGGGTCGTGGGTTCGCGGTGGTCGCCTCCGAGGTGCGGGCGCTGGCGCAGCGCAGCTCGGACGCTGCGCAGCAGATCAAGACGCTGATCAGCGGCTCGTCCGAACAGGTGCGCGACGGCGTGCAGCTCGTCGAACGCGCCGGCGAGGCCCTGTCGGAAGTCGTCAGCAAGATCGGCCAGATCTCCGACCTCGTCAGCGGAATCGCCACGGTTGCCTCGGATCAGGCGCAGGGCCTGAACGAGATCAACTCGGGCGTCGGCAACCTCGACAAGGTGACCCAGCAAAACGCCGCGATGGTTGAAGAAAGCACGGCGGCCGCTCATATGCTCAACAGCGACGCGGGCACCCTGTCGCAACTCGTGGAGCGGTTCGACATCGCGTTGCCGGGCGACGGCAAGGGTGCACGGTCGTCCGGAACCTCGCGCGCTGCCTGA
- the hisI gene encoding phosphoribosyl-AMP cyclohydrolase: protein MSFDPATLVYDDAGLIPCIAQDADSSEVLMMAWMNAESVTRTLETGRVTYWSRSRKSFWIKGESSGHVQKLVELRLDCDRDCLLALVEQAGPACHTNRRSCFYTALRNGEEVEIMTPMA, encoded by the coding sequence ATGAGCTTCGATCCCGCGACCTTGGTCTACGATGACGCCGGCCTGATCCCCTGTATCGCGCAGGATGCCGACAGCAGCGAGGTGCTGATGATGGCTTGGATGAACGCCGAGTCGGTGACCCGCACGCTCGAGACCGGACGGGTGACCTATTGGTCGCGCTCGCGCAAGTCCTTCTGGATCAAGGGCGAAAGCTCGGGTCACGTACAGAAGCTGGTCGAACTGCGCTTGGACTGCGACCGCGACTGCCTTCTCGCGCTGGTCGAGCAAGCCGGGCCGGCGTGCCACACCAACCGCCGCTCCTGCTTCTACACGGCGCTGCGCAATGGTGAAGAAGTCGAGATCATGACGCCGATGGCGTGA
- the typA gene encoding translational GTPase TypA has product MDLRNIAIIAHVDHGKTTLVDELLKQSGAFRENQAVAERAMDSNDLERERGITILAKATSVEWKSTRINIVDTPGHADFGGEVERILSMVDGVVLLVDAAEGPMPQTKFVTSKALALGLRPIVVLNKVDKPDAEPDRALDECFDLFASLGADEDQLDFPHLYASGRSGWADAELDGPRKDLSALFSLVVNHVPAPKQIKHQDEDFRMLATTLGSDPFVGRLLTGRIETGRVKVGQTVQAISRIGQKIEQFRVTKVQAFRGLGLQDIDEGVAGDIVSLAGMSKATVADTICALAVDEPLDAQPIDPPTITVTFGINDSPLAGRDGKKVQSRVIRERLMKEAESNVAIKVQDTPGGEAFEVSGRGELQMGVLIENMRREGFELSISRPQVIMKEENGVRMEPVEEVTIDVDDEYSGAVIEKVTGARKGELAEMKPAGAGKTRIVAHVPSRGLIGYHGEFLTDTRGTGVLNRVFHGWTEYKGAIPGRRAGVLISMENGEAVAYALWNLEERGKLFVEPQDKVYQGMIIGEHARENDLEVNPLKGKKLTNVRASGSDDAVRLTPVTQLTLEQAIAYINDDELVEVTPSVVRLRKRYLDPHERKRMAKAAQ; this is encoded by the coding sequence ATGGACCTTCGCAACATTGCGATCATCGCTCACGTGGACCACGGCAAGACCACGCTCGTCGACGAACTTCTCAAGCAGTCGGGCGCCTTCCGTGAAAACCAGGCCGTCGCGGAGCGCGCGATGGACAGCAACGACCTCGAGCGCGAACGCGGCATCACCATTCTCGCCAAGGCCACCTCGGTCGAGTGGAAGAGCACGCGCATCAACATCGTCGACACCCCCGGCCACGCCGACTTCGGTGGCGAGGTCGAGCGCATCCTGTCGATGGTCGACGGCGTGGTTCTGCTGGTGGACGCGGCCGAAGGCCCGATGCCGCAGACCAAGTTCGTGACCTCCAAGGCGCTCGCCCTCGGCCTGCGGCCGATCGTGGTGCTGAACAAGGTCGACAAGCCCGATGCCGAGCCCGACCGGGCGCTCGACGAGTGCTTCGACCTCTTCGCCAGCCTCGGTGCCGACGAAGACCAGCTCGACTTCCCGCATCTCTACGCGTCCGGTCGCTCCGGCTGGGCCGACGCCGAGCTCGACGGCCCGCGCAAGGATCTCTCGGCGCTGTTCAGCCTCGTGGTGAACCACGTGCCGGCGCCGAAGCAGATCAAGCACCAGGACGAGGACTTCCGGATGCTGGCGACCACGCTCGGCTCGGACCCCTTCGTCGGCCGCCTGCTGACCGGCCGCATCGAGACAGGCCGGGTGAAGGTCGGCCAGACGGTGCAGGCGATCTCGCGCATCGGCCAGAAGATCGAGCAGTTCCGCGTCACCAAGGTGCAGGCGTTCCGCGGTCTCGGCCTGCAGGACATCGACGAGGGCGTCGCGGGCGACATCGTCTCGCTCGCCGGCATGTCCAAGGCCACCGTCGCCGACACCATCTGTGCGCTCGCCGTCGACGAGCCGCTCGATGCACAGCCCATCGACCCGCCGACGATCACCGTCACCTTCGGGATCAACGACAGCCCGCTCGCCGGCCGTGACGGCAAGAAGGTCCAGAGCCGCGTGATCCGCGAGCGCCTGATGAAAGAGGCCGAATCGAACGTCGCAATCAAGGTTCAGGACACCCCCGGCGGCGAAGCCTTCGAGGTCTCGGGCCGCGGCGAACTGCAGATGGGCGTGCTGATCGAGAACATGCGCCGCGAGGGCTTCGAGCTGTCGATCTCGCGTCCGCAGGTCATCATGAAGGAAGAGAACGGCGTCCGCATGGAGCCGGTCGAGGAAGTCACCATCGACGTGGATGACGAGTACTCCGGCGCGGTGATCGAGAAGGTCACCGGGGCGCGCAAGGGCGAGCTTGCCGAGATGAAGCCCGCCGGCGCCGGCAAGACCCGGATCGTGGCGCATGTGCCGTCGCGCGGCCTGATCGGCTACCACGGCGAATTCCTGACCGACACCCGCGGCACCGGCGTGCTGAACCGTGTGTTCCACGGCTGGACCGAGTACAAGGGCGCCATCCCCGGCCGCCGCGCCGGCGTGCTGATCTCGATGGAGAACGGCGAGGCGGTGGCCTATGCACTGTGGAACCTCGAGGAGCGCGGCAAGCTCTTCGTCGAGCCGCAGGACAAGGTCTACCAGGGCATGATCATCGGCGAGCACGCCCGCGAGAACGACCTCGAGGTCAACCCGCTGAAGGGCAAGAAGCTCACCAACGTGCGGGCCTCGGGCTCGGACGACGCGGTGCGCCTCACGCCGGTGACCCAGCTCACGCTCGAGCAGGCAATCGCCTACATCAACGACGACGAGCTGGTCGAGGTCACCCCCAGCGTGGTGCGCCTGCGCAAGCGCTACCTCGATCCGCACGAGCGCAAGCGCATGGCCAAGGCCGCGCAGTAA